A region of the Culex quinquefasciatus strain JHB chromosome 1, VPISU_Cqui_1.0_pri_paternal, whole genome shotgun sequence genome:
GGAGAAACGCGAGAGTTGTGGGAGGCTTCCATTCAGCGAAAGCAGCTCCCTAAGTATCAGGAGACCATGGACTTCCTGAAGAAGCGGTGCGACATACTGGAACGGTGTGAGTCTGCCGCTTCCGCTACGTCTGCTGTCGAGCTGATTCTTCCAGAGACGTCATCGAAACCAACGACGAGGATCGCCTCGGCAGCCATGACTTCCAACGACGTGGAATGTGAGCTGTGTGGTGGATCGCACGCCAACTTTAGATGTGGCTCGTTCCGTGGCATGAGTGTCGCGGAGAGATGGGCCAAGATCCGTGACGAGCGGATGTGCTTCAACTGCCTGCGCAAGGGTCATCGAGTGGAAAGCTGTCCATCAGAGCGTACCTGCAAGTGCGGCCAGAAGCACAACAGTTTGCTGCATTATGAGCGGACTCAGCAGACCCCACGGAATAATCCCGGAGAAACCCCAGCTCTCTCCGTGCCGGTCGAGGCTCTTCCACAAGTACCGACCCCCCGTGGTGAGGCTTGGACAAGTGGAACAGGTCCTGTTGTCTCTGACGCCGACGACGAGCAACAGACAACGTCTTGTTTCAGCAGCGGAGCACAGAAGTCGTCCCGGAGAGTACTTCTGCAGACTGCTGTTATCAACGTTGTGGACGCATCCGGTAGATTCCATCCGTGTCGCACGTTGCTGGATTCCGGCTCACAAGCGCACATTCTGTCGGAGGCGATGGCGCAGAAACTCGGCCTACCCTTCGAGAAGTGCAACGATACGGTCATCGGAGCTAACGCTGCAAAGACGCAAGTGAAAAAGGGTGTCACCTTGAGTTTTGCGTCCAGGTACGTTAACTTCAGCGACAAAATTTCGTGTCTTGTCACCGAGAAACCGACGGGACGGATCCCGTCTGAGAAAATCGACATCTCTGCCTGGCGCGTCCCACGGGGATTGCAGCTGGCAGATCCACACTTCAACGAGCCGCACGAGATCGATCTGGTGATGGGATCAGATTACGTGTGGGATTTGTTGCGATCGGAAGAGTTCAAGCTTGCAAACGGCACGGTGACACTGCGAGAGACCGATCTGGGCTGGATCGTGACCGGCTCGTACGACTCGTCTCCGCAGTTGAGTTGCCAAGTCGTCCACGTGCTGAACGCCGCTACGCAAAGAACGGAACGTGTCCCGTTCCATGGAGCGCGACGTCTGGTGCAGAAAGCAGAGTCGGTGAAAGACCGGTTCTCAACTGCCACCAAGATCGCGAAGAAGGAACCGTTCGGAACCAGCTCCAAGGAAGCAGCAGTGAAGCAGCTGGGAGAGAAGACGTTCCTGCATGAAGAACCAGTAAAAAGGTGCTGCTTCAATTCGAAGCAAGTGTTGAGGTGTAAGGAAGAGAAAGTGATTGAACTCAAAAGAAGTGCCCTGAGAGACAACGACGACGGCCTGCCAAGAGTTGGTGGACGTCCGGTGAGCTTTCCGCACGGCGTGGCTTACGCTGGTGCTGTGACGGCGAACCGCAACCTACCCAGGAAGGAACGCGCTGGTGCGCGTAGGCCTGTTTGCAACTCTGCCAACCGAAGACAGCGACCTGCTTCAGGAGGACTTCGGTTCTTCTGAGTTGCCGGAGTTTGCAGCCGCGGGGGAGAATGTCGGCGATGGAAATCTGCCTCCGAAAAATATTTGACGCAAAAGTGAAAATCGAGCTATTCGGCCGCACTGGTTGCTGCGATCAAACTCAGCCTGTTTTTGACAGCTGAGCAACGGTCGTTGCGGTGCGATTTGGCGCGCAACGAAGCGCGCtcaaagaaagagagagagagagaaagggaaAATTTTCACTCCCGTTTGAGACGTGATCGAGTAAAGTCAAGTTTGCTGTAAATACGAtcggaataaaagtttttttgtggtAGAAAAGTGAATTTCCAAGTGTTTTAATCACACCCCGACGAAAGACGGTAAGAACTATCCATACAGTCCACCTGCAGAATCGAAGTTGGGGAATTTGGCCCCAACACCATCTGTGAAGGGATAGCACAAACTTCTCTTTTGAGTATCATTTTTAGTAAtcgtttgtttttaaaataaaaacactcaaattttgtAAGATAATGTATGGATAGTATGAGATAACTCTTTTTCAACAGTACAGTATTAAAACATAACACaactggacattttttttagttgatgtcagtaaacgcctcagtttcgtcaaggtatgatagatttggcctccttgaacacgctccaatcaacagaattgaattttagtaaattctCTGTAAATTTGGGTATAACACCTATGGATTcaggggtctcgtggcgcaggggtagcggcttcggctgccgatcccgatgatgctatgagacgcgggttcgattcccgccttatccactgagcttctatcggatggtgaagtaaaacgtcggtcccggtttctcctgtctcgtcagaggcgctggagcagaaatcccacgttagaggaaggccatgccccggggggcgtagtgccaatagtttcgttttaccTATGGATTCATTGCGTTCCCCCTTTTTTTTGCTACCCCCATAGATAaacgtgggtgcgcatggttgtttAAGATAATTCCATAGAATTTGCTTccgaatttataattttatttattgccaGGGAATCCACTAAAATGTAATTCTAACAATTGGAGCGTGTTTAggaagcccaaatctatcatactttGATGAAACTGAGACGTTTACTGACATCAGCTTAAAAAATGTCGACTTGTGTAATATCTTTTGATAAAAACTACTAGAGAAGACGGGTagttaagttcaaaattttaaatggcaatttttttttcattttccagGTATGAAagagattgaaaattttgaaatgtattttaaaccAGTTATTGCAAGATTCGATTGGATGATGTAACCGAACAGAATGAATGAAAGAAGAAAATGCTAAAACTTATTaaattttcgtagaacaaagtCATCTGAAAGTGACCCTCcgcattcaaattaaataataataataaaatggcGATAGAACGCTATCTtacttcaaaaaagtaataaaacctTTGAAACCGCAAGTTTACTCAATGCTTTTAGCACCCATTGATTGCAAAGGATTGACAACAATAACATCAATTAATAAGCAAATAATGGCTCTCAGCCGCATACCTGCAAATAGactaggggagtgtggggtaatttggacaccctaaggaaattgctctgccacgggctgtatggatattttaaaggaatttggatgacaccagaggataatagagaccatatttgatggaaaaatgtcattcatttcgataaattttgatgaaaaacccattttaccgcaaaattaaaaggtgttcaaattacccccacatttttgtgtggggtaatatgaacacccctatggggtaatttggacatgccttgtggggtaatttggacatgccttgtggggtaatatggacatatcttgtggggtaatatggacaccttttgtggggtaatttggacacatgttgaagaataagtttagcatttgattttttgagcatgtttttgtaattgttttatattttgatgtgtttattttgctcataatatttcatcaaaggtttaaataatgattttgtgatagaactataattcaataggaagataacaaattgtTCAGTGTTGTATacataattcaataattaattCTGAAATGaattaaacattgattctggattaggcacaagtatagtttttagtgattaaggtattgtttagatttatataaatcaatctttatataaaactaattaacctgaaaccatcattttttttaattttacatgtagcccttcaaattttaatatttttgtaaaccagcatagaaattagaaatgtcacaGAAATTGACTAAAAGCAAAATGTGCAGTAATCATATTTCATCCATTTGAATATtgcaataaatttatctaaattaaaaaataggggttttgtgaaagttctgattgctcacattcctttttgagtgttttgacattttaaatccctctaaatccctttaagaactcaaccaaccatgaaagttattttttacctgacaggtagactttcaggtatgtccaaattaccccacaagccatgtccaaattacccccatagcatgttctatcataaattgcaatttttgatgataaaaattgataaaatgcacatttttatacgtacatatctcagacatcgtccaagcaacccccttgaacaaaaaatgtccactttttttCCATATAAcctctgcaaaaccttatttcccaaccctcaaatattagaacttaaggcagtgccaaccggcctttgagAAACTTTCACATactataccaaaactacttaacctattccaacttttttgatttgtccatactcctaggccattactagtactagccttatcacttaaattgccgttttcactttatatccgaagaaaacgtgattttttaaggggtgtccaaattacccccactgtccatattaccccaaactcccctaccgAAAAGTTCAAGCTCCTCCTTGGTGCCCTCTTGCGCTGATGGCATTTCGTTTTTGTTATGATCTCTTAAtgcaatacactcaacccccggtggttgatcACTCTTTCGTTTAGTTTTTACCCCGTCGGATttacaaagtcaaactaaaaagtcactttttacacggcgctcacgcacactatagagttatctacgggcgcatgtattgcgtgtaagtacacgaaaaaaagtgaggttaaattttgtacccgccagcaaaacaaatggtgtgctagtgtgtgtgagatcgggcttagatacagtagttgttcggtaactgggctgagaacgtagcccagtcatcgaatgctgttcgctaactgggctgaacgaaaaataacgaggggactaccgatgcatagtatttatttgatgaaatataaaaataaaagttactcaaatttgtttacaatgatcacttttcatatttctttaattgtgacttgaaattacataaaagttttaaaaaagtttttttatttgctgaccatgatttttgcatccattaacccctcggtgatttcggtttgttttggttttttgacgtttgtctgctttttaactgggctacggcccagttatcgagcgcccagttaaaaagcagcccagttaaacaacgcccagttaccgaacaactactgtagctctattaaaacaaacgtttggtagtgtgtgtgaattccgtttaaaaggggtgtcaaaataaaaagtgaccccgttcgtttgacaacagttggtgtcaaaccatcggggtttgagtgtaaacaTTTGATTGaaaccttttttaatgttttattccaGGAAAACATGATAATAAATCACTTTCTGAAATATTTGAAgtaaaaactagaaaattttaCCAGTTATCGTTCGGTGTATTTTGtagcttttaatttatttgaaacttaaaaaaacatatgaaaatttaagaagaTCCCTACTAATTGTTATGTTGtaacaaaagataaaaaaaaatgaggatagttttcaataaaatgacAATTGCCACAAAAGAGAACACGGTCGTGACCTTTCTGATGCATACCGTGGGCCCACCAATGGACGCGGTTGACCGTGAATTTACACCGAAGAGCGCCACCACAGCCTGATGGCTTCTGTAACTTCTCATCACTGCCTACCGCGGCTCTGCCTGCTGGAAGCTGCGGATGATCTTGAAAAAGCCACACCACCATCCTACCAGCCAACTGGTCAAACAATTACACGCGCGAACGAATGATTGGGGAGTTGATGGGAAAATGACTCCTCGTCTCGCTGGCCCGGTCAGTGGTAATGAATTGTTGATTTTAGATGGTTTCGCGCGGCAGTGGTCACTGGGGCCGGTAATTAAGTTAGGCCGGTAATGAACCTTTTTTTTGTGTCGAGATTTAATCAAGCTGGAACTTTGATGCCGATCTCGCACAGATCAATCAGATGATGACTCACAATTCTAATGTTTCTGGTACTTGGGAGAATCATAACGCTatctaattattgtttttaaatcaaaggTGTGTTCATTTCAGTCAGTCTAGCATTCATTTGAAACGCCGACGTACAAACAAAGATTAGTTTCATCGCAAGTGATAGTGGTTGGTGATTATGTAAATGCTGAACGTCTAGACTTCGATATTCTCATAAAAGTGTTATCCAGCATACCTGTTGCATAAGCTACCAGGTGTTACCATGATGATCTATATAGTACAGATCAAGTATTTATTAAACCAAAATTCCTTTGAAATAGGCATCGACGCAAAACTtatatgttgtttttttttagtttgttgtgTTTTGGAGGAACAcaaaaaaacttcacaaaaatATCAgttacatttttgccttcctcactgaggagagctataaaatcactcgaaaaataaacttttattaaACCTTCATTTATACTTATCCTTCAGAATcaagttctgagcaaatgtctgtgcgtgtgtggcACAGGCTTAGGctgaacgaattttgtccggatGTGGTCTACTCTGTCCAGTTTTGGGTCCCAcagttttttattgaaaatgtttaacttTCATTAAGTTGTATGAAAGTTATAATGAAATACAATTTAGAGGACTACGAAAAGGGTGATTTTCAACATAATATTAAATGGCCTGGTCTGATCTCCACGACAGAGCCGTATAGAGTGTTGTAAATTTCTTAAGAGACGGTGTTTgttcacccaaaactggcagcgctagtccgagagaatgatggtctcgagtcgagagaatagtgataccattcacggacgcagagaacacagctcgagatgggcgatagaactattctctcgaggttcatttgcaaaaaagttcacccgtcaaacaaaaaaccaaaagtgtcgacaacgggaatcgaaccagagacctttgacaaaccaatccaatgacttagctgcctcggccaccacagcttggtgaccaaggagaagtcagaagtcgatgtatgacacttgttggagatttattgattcaactaacgaataaactcatttgttatgatggtgtgagttggtaccattattctatcgattttggcactgagccctcaataaattttgagagaacgattatcttgactctgaattttgggtgttttctGAACTTAATATTTACTAATACTACATAAATGAAAGAATAAATGAAACACTTAGTGGTGGAATgaataatgttttttgttttgtttcatttcAGACACTACAAACTCCTCTACACCATCTTCGCCCTGTTCGGGCCAACATCGATCCCGGTGCTGTTCTGGGGTGAGAGCCCCTGGTACGCCCTGTTTGTGGCCTTCTTCTTCCGTACCATTCTCAGCCTGAACGGCACCTGGTCGGTCAACAGCGCGGCTCACATGTTCGGAACGCGACCCTACGACAAGTGAGTGTCGGGTGTTCTCGAGTGGGGGGTTTCCAGTTCTGTATTTGCGTTGCTTTCTACTTTGCAGGACGATCTGGCCGGTTGAGAACATGTTCGTGTCGTTTGTGGCGATGGGCGAGGGCTGGCACAACTACCATCACGCCTTCCCGTGGGACTACCGAGCGTCGGAGTACGGCACGCCACTTAACCTGACCGGAGTGCTGATCGATTTCCTCGCCAAGCACGGACACATCTGGGACCGCAAGACTGCGACGTCCAACATGGTGAGCGTTTGATCGGGATTGAGAAATGAGttacgttgatttttttttcgcgttcttCCAGGTCAAAACCCGTCTGCTGCGCACCGGCGACAAATCCCACCACACGTACGGAACGGACGAAGGCCGCAAGGCGTTCAAAACACTGTGGAACATATGGCGCCATCCGACCAACCCCACGTACACCTCGATCTACACGCCCAAGCCGAAGATCATCCAGAGCGATGGCTACGCGCTGGTCGAGGACGAGCTCAAAAAGTCCGAGATGGACGACGACATCCTGAAGCGGGAAGCGGACGAGCTGCTGCGGCGCCAGAAGGAGGAGGAAAGCCAGAAGACTGAAGCGAACAAAATCTACACCAAACTGTCGCAGTACATCaaggagcagcagcaggagcTGCCCGGGGAGCTGGCGCAGCAGGCCAACAACAATCAGGCCGTCAACGGCAAGGCCAAGCTGAACATTGACGGAAACCAGAATGTGATACAGCGAAAGATCACCGTTCAGTGAGGTGTAATGGAAGGTGCATGGAGAATGCTAGTAGATGTAGGATCCTTTTACAGGCCGAACTGATGGCCAATATCATCGACATCATTGCATTGGATTCTAATATGTTTTTGTTAGAAAGATCTAAAGCATTAACAAACAAACTATTTCTCTCGATAACTGTCTAGGATTAAGCTCTTTCTAGTATAAACTGTAAAGCCTGGTTTGCTCAAAAGGGCTGGTTTGAATCAGCATTTCTGTATCAATGTGATTATTAATGTTAGTGGAAGATAATGTAGattccaaatttccaattcTGTGCAGTTTGGTGCAAAGTTATCACATTCTATGATTC
Encoded here:
- the LOC6035571 gene encoding delta(9)-fatty-acid desaturase fat-7, translating into MGADSHTKTITCSKTAELIDATMPPQNKGQSSSAVTTTSSTGILPSLTELREELVSNDSTLDAQQFQKQFLSNCNGIAHETEVDKKLRQIGSHTPILPSEIGTDFNFKRGIVWKNVIGFAALHVCGVIGLHLAFWQYCDWRTTLYSIWLMYMSGQGVTMGAHRLWAHKAFKAKLWLRVVLLWLHTLAGQNCLYVWVRDHRQHHKYSDTDADPHNANRGFFFSHIGWLLSRKHPKVIEYGKKIDMSDLEADPWIMFQKRHYKLLYTIFALFGPTSIPVLFWGESPWYALFVAFFFRTILSLNGTWSVNSAAHMFGTRPYDKTIWPVENMFVSFVAMGEGWHNYHHAFPWDYRASEYGTPLNLTGVLIDFLAKHGHIWDRKTATSNMVKTRLLRTGDKSHHTYGTDEGRKAFKTLWNIWRHPTNPTYTSIYTPKPKIIQSDGYALVEDELKKSEMDDDILKREADELLRRQKEEESQKTEANKIYTKLSQYIKEQQQELPGELAQQANNNQAVNGKAKLNIDGNQNVIQRKITVQ